A part of Desulfofundulus salinus genomic DNA contains:
- the frr gene encoding ribosome recycling factor yields MLVNARIAEAENNMKKTVELVKKEFASLRTGRATPALLDKVLVSYYGTPTPINQLATISVPEPRLLVIQPWDKSILPEIERAILKSDLGITPTSDGTVIRLAIPQLTQERRAELVKVIKKKAEEGRVAIRNIRRELNDKVKQQQKNGEISEDELRRAQDEIQKLTDKYIKEIDQLVSIKEQEIMQV; encoded by the coding sequence ATGTTGGTTAATGCCAGAATTGCCGAGGCCGAAAATAATATGAAGAAAACCGTGGAACTGGTCAAAAAGGAATTTGCATCCTTAAGGACCGGTCGCGCCACTCCTGCCCTGCTGGATAAGGTGCTGGTCTCCTATTACGGCACCCCTACCCCGATCAACCAGCTGGCCACCATTTCCGTGCCGGAGCCGCGCCTTCTGGTTATTCAACCCTGGGACAAATCCATTTTACCGGAAATTGAGCGGGCTATTTTGAAGTCCGACCTGGGGATTACACCTACCAGCGATGGTACGGTCATTCGCCTGGCCATTCCCCAGTTAACCCAGGAACGCCGGGCCGAACTGGTGAAGGTGATCAAGAAGAAAGCGGAAGAGGGCCGCGTGGCCATTCGAAATATTCGCCGTGAACTTAACGATAAAGTCAAGCAGCAACAAAAAAATGGTGAAATTTCCGAAGACGAATTGCGCCGTGCTCAGGACGAGATTCAGAAACTTACGGATAAGTATATTAAGGAAATCGATCAGCTGGTAAGCATTAAGGAACAGGAGATTATGCAGGTCTAA
- the ispG gene encoding flavodoxin-dependent (E)-4-hydroxy-3-methylbut-2-enyl-diphosphate synthase gives MQRRHTRPIYLGGVQVGGEAPVSVQSMTNTDTRDVQATLDQIDRLVQAGCEIVRVAVPDQQAARALKEIKARCPIPLVADIHFDYRLALAALESGVDGLRINPGNIGGRERVAAVVDAARKRKVPIRIGVNAGSLEKDLLAEHGGPTPRAMVESALRHIRLLEEMDYREIKVSLKASDVPVMLEAYRLLAREVDYPFHVGVTEAGTVRSGTIKSAVGIGALLAQGIGDTIRVSLTGDPVEEVRVGYEILKALGLRRRGIELISCPTCGRTCIDLERIALEVEERLSWVDKPLKVAVMGCAVNGPGEASHADVGIAGGKGIGILFRGGHIVERVPEKDLVDALVREVENILSEK, from the coding sequence GTGCAGCGAAGACACACACGCCCCATCTATCTCGGTGGGGTGCAGGTAGGGGGAGAGGCGCCCGTTTCGGTGCAGTCCATGACCAATACCGATACCCGGGATGTCCAGGCCACCCTGGACCAGATCGACAGGCTGGTCCAGGCGGGCTGTGAAATTGTGCGGGTGGCCGTACCCGATCAACAGGCGGCCCGGGCACTAAAAGAAATCAAGGCCAGGTGTCCCATCCCATTGGTGGCTGATATTCATTTTGACTACCGCCTGGCCCTGGCGGCCCTGGAAAGCGGTGTGGATGGCCTGCGCATTAATCCGGGCAATATCGGGGGCCGGGAAAGGGTGGCCGCCGTTGTGGATGCCGCCCGGAAAAGAAAGGTCCCCATCCGCATTGGGGTTAATGCCGGATCCCTGGAAAAAGACCTGCTAGCCGAGCATGGTGGACCAACCCCCCGGGCCATGGTGGAGAGTGCCCTGCGGCATATCCGGTTGCTTGAAGAAATGGATTACCGGGAGATCAAGGTTTCCTTAAAGGCGTCCGATGTACCGGTGATGCTTGAGGCCTACCGCTTGCTGGCCCGGGAAGTGGATTATCCCTTTCATGTGGGCGTAACCGAGGCCGGAACTGTCCGCTCCGGAACAATCAAATCGGCCGTGGGTATCGGGGCGCTGCTGGCCCAGGGAATTGGCGACACCATCCGGGTGTCCCTTACCGGGGATCCGGTAGAGGAGGTACGGGTGGGCTATGAAATTTTAAAGGCCCTGGGCTTGCGCCGGCGGGGAATCGAGCTTATTTCCTGCCCCACCTGCGGGCGGACGTGTATCGACCTGGAGCGCATTGCCCTGGAGGTCGAGGAGCGCCTTTCCTGGGTGGACAAACCTTTAAAGGTCGCCGTCATGGGTTGCGCGGTAAACGGCCCCGGGGAGGCCAGCCACGCCGACGTGGGCATTGCCGGGGGGAAGGGGATTGGTATTCTCTTCCGGGGCGGCCACATTGTGGAACGTGTTCCTGAAAAAGACCTGGTGGACGCCCTGGTACGGGAAGTGGAAAACATTTTATCGGAGAAATGA
- the ytvI gene encoding sporulation integral membrane protein YtvI, with amino-acid sequence MPRSLRVAILLSTVLLFYLAWKYIIPELLVILNFFLTVLTPFILAVIIAVLIEPMVRFLHQGCRINRSLAVGLSMLVVIGGVGALLTLLVLRLAVELSELSVRLPQYMGPLQAEINRWVEQGKIFYFQLPPLVTGRIQENMGTFTGWLSHVAGSLAGSLLHLITSLPNAVLAIVVGLIATYFISRDYQLIIKLWLKTAPEPWGQRVVEVSRQVMGASFGYLRAQSFLVTLTTIQSIVGLYIIGAKYSLTIGLLIGLFDIIPVLGPATIYIPWAIWSFITGQITFGVKLVVLYLLVWGVRQTLEARVVAASLGLHPLAVLVAMYVGLKAIGVLGLVLGPLTLIALQAALGTIKPVNHR; translated from the coding sequence GTGCCCAGGTCTTTACGGGTAGCTATCCTGCTCTCTACTGTTTTACTTTTTTATCTGGCCTGGAAATACATTATTCCTGAATTACTGGTCATTTTAAATTTCTTTTTGACCGTACTTACCCCCTTTATTTTGGCGGTAATTATTGCCGTACTCATTGAACCTATGGTACGCTTTCTTCATCAAGGTTGTCGCATCAACCGTTCGCTGGCTGTTGGCCTGTCCATGCTGGTGGTTATCGGCGGGGTGGGAGCTTTGTTAACCCTGCTGGTACTGCGCCTGGCGGTGGAGCTTTCCGAGCTGTCGGTGCGCCTTCCCCAGTACATGGGGCCTTTACAGGCGGAGATCAACCGGTGGGTGGAGCAGGGTAAAATCTTTTATTTTCAACTTCCGCCGCTGGTTACCGGGCGTATTCAAGAAAATATGGGCACCTTCACCGGCTGGCTTTCCCATGTGGCCGGCTCTTTGGCTGGCTCTCTGCTGCATTTAATTACTTCTCTGCCCAACGCGGTGCTGGCCATCGTGGTCGGTCTTATTGCTACCTATTTTATTAGCCGGGATTACCAGTTGATCATAAAACTGTGGTTAAAAACAGCTCCCGAGCCCTGGGGACAGCGGGTGGTGGAGGTAAGCCGCCAGGTCATGGGGGCTTCCTTCGGTTATTTGCGCGCCCAGTCTTTTTTGGTGACTCTGACGACCATCCAGAGCATTGTGGGGCTTTATATAATTGGAGCCAAGTATTCCCTGACTATTGGTTTACTGATTGGACTTTTTGATATCATTCCGGTGCTGGGACCGGCAACGATTTATATACCCTGGGCCATATGGTCCTTTATTACCGGTCAAATTACCTTTGGAGTGAAGCTGGTGGTGCTTTACCTGCTGGTTTGGGGGGTAAGGCAGACTCTGGAGGCCAGAGTGGTAGCGGCCAGCCTGGGGTTGCATCCCCTGGCCGTACTGGTGGCCATGTATGTGGGGTTGAAGGCCATTGGCGTGCTGGGCCTGGTTCTGGGCCCCCTGACCCTCATCGCCCTGCAGGCCGCCCTGGGCACCATCAAGCCCGTGAATCACAGGTAG
- a CDS encoding 1-deoxy-D-xylulose-5-phosphate reductoisomerase translates to MKEIVILGSTGSIGRQALDVIRRFSDKMRVAGLAAGSNWPLMVEQIREFRPRVVALAREEEARELERHLPPGDLPELFWGSEGLETVATSIDSGVVLNALTGTVGLGPTVAALKKGLDIALANKETLVAAGEPVMKLAREKGASILPVDSEHSAIWQCLAGQPQNRVGKIILTASGGPFRKEPADLSRVTVDEALAHPNWRMGKKITIDSATLMNKGLEVLEAHWLFAVDYDQIEVVVHPQSIIHSMVEFVDGSVMAQLGLPDMRLPIQYALSYPDRWPNELPRVDWLALGELTFEPPDTNRFPCLALAYAAGRTGGTMPAVLNAANEIAVEAFLAGEIGFTAIPQLVAGVMEEHEVIPEPTLEEILAADQWARRTAREKVRG, encoded by the coding sequence ATGAAAGAGATTGTCATCCTCGGCAGTACCGGTTCCATTGGCCGGCAGGCCCTGGACGTGATCAGGCGGTTTTCCGATAAAATGCGTGTGGCCGGCCTTGCCGCCGGAAGCAACTGGCCCCTTATGGTTGAACAGATCCGGGAATTCCGTCCGCGGGTGGTTGCCCTGGCCCGGGAGGAGGAGGCCCGGGAATTGGAGCGGCACCTGCCCCCCGGGGACTTACCCGAGCTTTTCTGGGGTTCTGAAGGCCTGGAAACCGTGGCTACTTCCATAGACAGCGGAGTGGTTTTAAACGCCCTCACGGGAACCGTGGGGCTGGGTCCTACGGTGGCGGCACTAAAAAAGGGCCTGGATATTGCCCTGGCCAACAAGGAAACACTGGTAGCCGCGGGTGAGCCGGTCATGAAGCTTGCCCGGGAAAAGGGAGCCAGTATTTTACCGGTGGACAGCGAGCATTCGGCCATCTGGCAGTGTCTTGCCGGCCAGCCTCAAAACAGGGTGGGTAAGATTATCCTTACGGCTTCGGGGGGGCCTTTCCGCAAAGAACCGGCCGATCTTTCCCGGGTCACCGTAGACGAGGCCCTGGCTCATCCCAACTGGCGGATGGGTAAAAAGATTACCATAGACTCGGCCACCCTGATGAATAAGGGGCTGGAAGTGCTTGAGGCTCACTGGCTTTTTGCCGTGGATTATGATCAAATAGAAGTGGTGGTCCATCCCCAGAGTATTATCCACTCGATGGTGGAATTTGTCGATGGCTCGGTCATGGCCCAGCTGGGCTTGCCGGATATGCGCTTGCCCATCCAGTACGCCCTGTCTTACCCCGACCGCTGGCCCAATGAATTGCCCCGGGTGGACTGGCTTGCTTTAGGCGAACTCACCTTTGAACCGCCGGACACCAATCGCTTTCCCTGTCTGGCCCTGGCCTATGCCGCCGGTCGCACCGGCGGGACCATGCCGGCAGTGCTTAATGCCGCCAATGAGATCGCTGTGGAGGCTTTCCTGGCCGGCGAAATTGGTTTCACCGCCATTCCGCAGCTTGTGGCCGGGGTCATGGAGGAGCACGAGGTTATTCCCGAGCCCACTTTAGAAGAAATTCTGGCAGCGGACCAGTGGGCCCGCCGGACAGCGCGGGAAAAAGTAAGAGGGTGA
- the rseP gene encoding RIP metalloprotease RseP encodes MQTFWASILVFGLLIIFHELGHFIAAKRVGIKVHEFSVGFGPKLLSIPRGETAYNLRLFPLGGFVRMAGMDPTEEVEDEEKSYKNKTVGQRAAVIAAGPLMNFFLAALLLMVIFMVHGFPTPTTTIGKLVPGQPAENAGLKPGDQIIAINDQPVTRWEDITRLVNTHPGQPITVTVLRDGWKEKFNLVTAVNAEGQGMIGIYPRQEMRPLGPFAALYRGMEYTVRLSGLILEFVGRMIVGQAPAEVGGPVRIVQEIHTAVQLGFFYLLQLAAFLSINLGLFNLLPIPALDGSRLLFLALEGLRGRPVDPAKENFVHLVGFGLLLLLIMVITYKDILGLL; translated from the coding sequence ATGCAGACATTCTGGGCCTCCATTCTGGTTTTCGGATTGCTGATTATTTTCCACGAACTGGGCCATTTCATTGCCGCCAAGCGAGTTGGCATCAAGGTTCATGAGTTCAGCGTGGGATTTGGCCCGAAGCTTTTAAGTATCCCCCGGGGGGAAACTGCCTACAACCTGCGCCTGTTTCCCCTGGGCGGCTTTGTGCGCATGGCGGGGATGGATCCCACGGAGGAAGTAGAGGACGAGGAAAAGAGTTATAAGAACAAGACCGTGGGCCAGCGGGCTGCCGTGATTGCGGCCGGTCCATTAATGAATTTTTTCCTGGCCGCCCTTTTGCTGATGGTTATCTTTATGGTCCATGGCTTTCCAACTCCTACCACCACCATCGGTAAACTGGTTCCCGGTCAACCCGCTGAAAATGCCGGGTTAAAACCTGGGGATCAGATCATTGCCATTAACGACCAGCCGGTAACGCGCTGGGAGGATATAACCCGTCTGGTAAATACCCATCCGGGGCAGCCCATTACCGTGACGGTGTTGCGGGATGGATGGAAGGAAAAGTTTAACCTGGTCACGGCCGTAAATGCCGAAGGGCAGGGTATGATCGGCATTTACCCCCGCCAGGAGATGCGTCCTCTGGGCCCCTTTGCGGCTCTGTACCGGGGAATGGAGTATACGGTACGCCTCAGCGGATTGATCCTGGAGTTTGTCGGCAGGATGATCGTGGGCCAGGCCCCGGCCGAGGTGGGTGGGCCGGTGCGCATTGTCCAGGAAATTCATACCGCCGTCCAGCTGGGGTTCTTTTACCTCCTGCAGCTGGCCGCCTTTTTAAGCATCAACCTGGGCCTGTTCAACCTTTTGCCCATTCCCGCCCTGGATGGCAGCAGGCTTCTTTTCCTGGCCCTGGAAGGGTTGAGGGGACGGCCGGTGGATCCTGCCAAGGAAAATTTTGTCCACCTGGTGGGCTTTGGCTTGTTGCTACTCTTAATTATGGTCATCACATATAAAGATATATTGGGATTGCTCTAA
- the pyrH gene encoding UMP kinase, with protein MAQAPRYKRVVLKLSGEALAGNQGYGIDPDVVKSIARQIDELVQMGVQVAVVVGGGNIWRGVAGSAKGMDRATADYMGMLATVINSLALQDALEKQGVNTRVQTAIEMREVAEPYIRRRAIRHLEKGRVVIFAAGTGNPYFSTDTTAALRAAEIEADVILMAKRVNGVYDSDPLKNPNARRYERLTYIELLNKGLAVMDATATSLCMDNRIPLVVFNLNQEGNIKRAVLGENVGTYVGGEYVG; from the coding sequence TTGGCGCAAGCACCCAGGTACAAACGTGTGGTTTTGAAACTGAGCGGAGAGGCCCTGGCCGGCAACCAGGGCTATGGTATAGATCCCGATGTGGTCAAATCCATTGCCAGGCAGATTGATGAGCTTGTCCAGATGGGTGTGCAGGTGGCTGTTGTGGTCGGCGGTGGCAACATCTGGCGCGGTGTGGCCGGTAGCGCCAAGGGAATGGACCGGGCCACCGCCGATTACATGGGTATGTTGGCCACGGTGATCAATTCACTGGCTTTGCAGGATGCCCTGGAGAAACAGGGAGTGAATACCCGGGTCCAGACGGCCATCGAGATGCGGGAGGTGGCCGAACCCTACATTCGCCGGCGGGCCATCCGGCATCTGGAAAAGGGGCGGGTGGTCATCTTTGCGGCAGGAACCGGGAACCCCTATTTTTCCACGGATACTACCGCTGCTTTAAGGGCGGCTGAAATAGAAGCGGATGTTATTTTGATGGCCAAAAGGGTCAATGGCGTTTATGATTCAGATCCCTTAAAAAACCCCAATGCCCGGCGCTACGAGCGGCTTACATATATTGAGCTCCTCAATAAAGGGCTGGCCGTAATGGATGCCACGGCCACTTCATTATGCATGGATAACCGCATTCCCCTGGTGGTTTTTAACCTGAACCAGGAGGGAAACATTAAGCGGGCGGTGCTGGGAGAAAACGTTGGTACCTACGTCGGGGGTGAGTATGTTGGTTAA
- a CDS encoding DUF362 domain-containing protein — protein MAYRITEECLACGTCLESCPNEAIIEGDTYRIDPDKCENCGTCVEACPTGAIIEE, from the coding sequence TTGGCCTATCGCATTACTGAAGAATGTTTGGCCTGCGGGACCTGTCTTGAGTCCTGCCCCAACGAAGCCATTATTGAAGGCGACACTTACAGAATTGACCCCGACAAATGCGAGAATTGCGGTACCTGTGTCGAGGCCTGTCCTACCGGAGCCATTATCGAAGAGTAA
- the tsf gene encoding translation elongation factor Ts, with amino-acid sequence MAEITAAMVKELRERTGAGMMDCKKALMETNGDMEKAVDFLREKGLAAAAKKAGRIAAEGVVDAYIHGGGRIGVLVEVNCETDFVAKTDEFRLFVRDIAMQVAAARPEYVRREDVPEHVIAREKEVLAAQAVNEGKPEKVIEKIVQGRLDKFFKEVCLLEQPFIKNPDITVQELLNEKIAKIGENIVIRRFTRYELGEGLAKRQDDFAEQVAAMTRS; translated from the coding sequence ATGGCTGAAATAACAGCGGCAATGGTCAAAGAATTGCGCGAGCGTACCGGGGCCGGCATGATGGACTGTAAAAAGGCCCTTATGGAAACTAACGGGGACATGGAAAAGGCCGTGGACTTTTTACGGGAAAAGGGCCTGGCTGCCGCGGCCAAGAAGGCCGGGCGGATTGCCGCCGAGGGCGTGGTGGATGCCTACATCCACGGCGGGGGGCGCATTGGCGTCCTGGTGGAGGTAAACTGTGAAACCGACTTTGTGGCCAAGACCGACGAATTCCGGCTGTTCGTGCGGGATATCGCCATGCAGGTGGCCGCGGCCCGGCCGGAGTACGTGCGGCGCGAGGATGTGCCGGAACACGTGATTGCCCGGGAAAAGGAAGTCCTGGCGGCCCAGGCAGTCAATGAAGGAAAACCGGAGAAAGTGATCGAAAAAATCGTGCAGGGGCGACTGGATAAATTCTTTAAAGAGGTTTGCCTCCTGGAGCAGCCTTTTATTAAAAATCCCGATATTACCGTGCAGGAGCTTTTAAACGAGAAAATTGCCAAAATAGGCGAAAACATCGTCATTCGCCGCTTTACCCGGTATGAACTGGGTGAAGGCCTGGCCAAACGGCAGGATGATTTTGCGGAGCAGGTTGCGGCCATGACCAGGTCTTGA
- a CDS encoding isoprenyl transferase produces the protein MLKDLVRVLRSGGKRNSSLEEERLLAQLDLNRLPRHVAIIMDGNGRWAQKRGLPRTCGHRAGVESLRETVRTCAELGIGYLTVYAFSTENWKRPRDEVDVLMNLLVEYLHKEIEELCTNGIRLHPIGRIRELPSHARKALDMAVSRTRNNQKMVLNLALNYGGRVELVDAVRSIVKEALDGNLTPGQIDESTISSHLYTAGQPDPDLLIRPSGDYRVSNFLLWQLSYTEFWMTTVMWPDFRRVHLLQALVDFQRRERRFGGLIRGEKRCSGTES, from the coding sequence TTGCTGAAAGACCTGGTGCGCGTTTTGCGGAGCGGCGGGAAAAGGAATTCTTCTTTAGAGGAAGAAAGGCTTTTAGCGCAGCTTGATTTGAACCGTCTGCCCCGTCATGTGGCCATTATTATGGATGGCAACGGCCGCTGGGCGCAAAAAAGGGGCTTGCCCAGAACCTGCGGCCACCGGGCCGGGGTGGAGTCGTTACGGGAAACGGTGCGTACCTGTGCCGAGCTGGGCATTGGCTACCTTACCGTTTACGCCTTTTCCACGGAAAACTGGAAGCGCCCCAGGGATGAAGTGGATGTATTGATGAATTTGCTGGTGGAATACCTGCACAAGGAAATAGAAGAATTATGTACCAATGGTATCCGCCTTCATCCCATTGGCCGCATACGAGAGTTGCCTTCCCATGCCCGAAAGGCCCTGGACATGGCCGTCTCCCGCACCAGGAACAACCAGAAGATGGTCCTCAACCTGGCCCTGAATTACGGTGGACGGGTCGAGCTGGTGGATGCCGTGCGGTCCATTGTAAAAGAAGCGCTGGACGGAAATCTTACCCCGGGGCAAATTGACGAATCCACCATTTCCAGTCACCTTTATACCGCCGGTCAGCCGGACCCGGACCTGTTGATTCGACCTTCCGGTGATTACCGGGTGAGCAACTTTCTACTGTGGCAGCTTTCTTACACCGAATTCTGGATGACCACCGTGATGTGGCCCGATTTTCGACGGGTGCACCTTTTGCAAGCCCTGGTGGATTTTCAGCGGCGGGAACGGCGCTTTGGTGGCCTGATTAGAGGTGAAAAAAGGTGCTCAGGCACAGAATCTTGA
- a CDS encoding phosphatidate cytidylyltransferase has translation MLRHRILSALVGIPLFIAAVWHGNLPLLVFTGLLMVLAAIEMVALFQRLDLYPPHGLAVLGSLFLLGSAYLYRDAGLGGAIALILFFILVFMAFLYPAFSPVEGAVTLLATLYIGLFVYIYLLRLLPNGWIWLTFTLVGTWTSDTVAYFIGKRWGRRRLAPALSPGKTVEGAVGGLAGSLLAAVAFVIIYPFLPRGPLLLLGLLLGLAAVVGDLVESAFKRQAGVKDAGDIIPGHGGILDRFDSMLFTAPLVYYYVGMFIIS, from the coding sequence GTGCTCAGGCACAGAATCTTGAGTGCACTGGTGGGCATTCCCCTCTTCATTGCCGCCGTCTGGCACGGGAACCTGCCCCTTTTGGTGTTCACCGGGCTGCTGATGGTGCTGGCTGCCATAGAAATGGTTGCTCTGTTTCAGCGCTTAGATTTATATCCGCCCCACGGACTGGCTGTGTTGGGAAGTCTTTTCCTGCTTGGTAGCGCATATTTATACAGGGATGCGGGCCTGGGGGGAGCAATTGCACTGATACTATTTTTCATCCTGGTCTTCATGGCATTTCTTTATCCGGCATTTTCTCCGGTGGAAGGTGCCGTTACCCTGCTGGCTACCCTTTATATCGGTTTGTTCGTTTATATTTATCTCCTGCGCTTGTTGCCCAACGGCTGGATATGGTTGACCTTCACGCTGGTGGGCACCTGGACCAGTGATACCGTTGCTTATTTTATTGGAAAAAGGTGGGGACGGCGCCGGCTGGCGCCGGCTTTAAGCCCGGGCAAAACCGTAGAGGGGGCAGTGGGAGGTCTGGCGGGCAGCCTGCTGGCGGCAGTTGCTTTCGTGATCATTTACCCTTTTCTTCCCCGCGGTCCCCTGCTTCTTTTGGGGCTGCTTTTAGGGCTTGCGGCAGTCGTAGGGGACCTGGTGGAGTCAGCTTTTAAGCGGCAGGCGGGGGTAAAGGATGCCGGGGATATCATTCCCGGCCACGGGGGTATCCTCGATCGTTTTGACAGTATGCTCTTTACTGCTCCATTAGTATACTACTATGTGGGTATGTTTATAATAAGCTGA
- a CDS encoding proline--tRNA ligase, which translates to MRVSQLFLPTLREVPAEAEVVSHQLLLRAGFIRKAAAGVYTFLPLAWRVIKKIEQIIREEMDRQGGQEIMMPIIQPAELWQESGRWDVYGPELFRLKDRHGRDFCLGPTHEEIVTVLVRQEVNSYRQLPQLLYQIQNKYRDERRPRFGLLRGREFIMKDLYSFDRDEAGLEISYQKMYEAYTRVFTRCGLKFRPVEADSGAIGGNDTHEFMVLADSGEALVVFCPDESCGYAANVERATSPVQHGVTVEEMPRPLETVDTPGMHTVEQVTGYLGVDARRLIKTLLYQTEKEVVAALVRGDREVNEVKLQKVLDVLRLELADAATVERITGATVGYAGPVGLQDVRLVADEEVMLLVNAVAGANRDDAHLVNVNPGRDFTPQVVADIREVRAGDPCPKCGAPLKETRGIEVGQIFKLGDKYSRVLGATYLDEHGQSRTMIMGCYGIGVTRTMAAAVEQNHDENGIIWPVSIAPFHVVVVPVNHRDEQQMSLAEEVYRELEANGIEVVLDDRPERAGVKFKDADLVGYPLRITVGNQAVQTRELEVRYRASGETRLVPRERITDHVREFIAQA; encoded by the coding sequence GTGCGTGTCAGTCAGTTGTTTTTGCCTACTTTAAGGGAAGTGCCGGCTGAAGCAGAGGTGGTGAGCCACCAGTTATTGCTGCGGGCCGGATTCATCCGCAAGGCGGCGGCGGGAGTGTATACCTTTTTGCCCCTGGCCTGGCGGGTAATTAAAAAGATAGAGCAAATTATCCGGGAAGAGATGGATCGCCAGGGCGGCCAGGAAATTATGATGCCCATCATCCAGCCGGCGGAACTCTGGCAGGAGTCCGGCCGTTGGGACGTATACGGCCCGGAACTGTTCAGGTTGAAGGACCGGCACGGGCGGGATTTCTGCCTCGGCCCGACCCATGAAGAAATTGTAACGGTCCTGGTACGGCAGGAGGTCAACTCCTACCGCCAGCTGCCCCAGCTGCTTTACCAGATCCAGAACAAATACCGGGATGAACGGCGTCCCCGTTTTGGCCTGTTACGGGGACGGGAATTTATAATGAAGGATCTCTATTCATTCGACCGGGATGAAGCCGGCCTGGAGATAAGCTATCAAAAAATGTACGAGGCCTACACCCGGGTGTTCACCCGCTGCGGGTTGAAGTTTCGCCCGGTGGAAGCCGATTCCGGCGCCATTGGCGGCAACGATACCCACGAATTTATGGTGCTGGCCGATTCCGGGGAGGCTTTAGTGGTTTTTTGCCCGGATGAGTCATGTGGTTATGCGGCCAATGTGGAGCGGGCCACTTCGCCGGTGCAGCATGGCGTAACCGTTGAGGAAATGCCGCGGCCCCTGGAGACAGTGGATACCCCTGGTATGCACACGGTGGAACAGGTAACCGGTTACCTGGGAGTGGATGCCCGCCGCCTGATCAAAACCCTTCTTTACCAAACGGAAAAGGAAGTGGTGGCCGCCCTGGTGCGGGGTGACCGGGAAGTAAACGAGGTTAAGCTGCAAAAGGTCCTGGACGTGCTGCGCCTGGAGCTGGCCGATGCGGCCACCGTGGAAAGGATCACCGGGGCTACGGTGGGTTACGCCGGCCCGGTTGGCCTGCAAGATGTCCGGCTGGTAGCCGATGAAGAGGTCATGTTGCTGGTTAATGCCGTTGCCGGGGCCAACCGGGATGATGCCCACCTGGTCAATGTAAATCCGGGACGCGATTTTACTCCCCAGGTGGTAGCGGATATACGTGAGGTGCGGGCCGGGGATCCCTGCCCCAAGTGCGGTGCACCCCTCAAGGAAACCCGCGGTATTGAGGTAGGACAAATTTTCAAGCTGGGAGACAAATACAGCCGCGTTTTGGGAGCCACCTACCTGGATGAGCACGGCCAGAGCCGGACCATGATCATGGGTTGTTACGGCATTGGCGTAACCAGGACCATGGCAGCGGCCGTGGAGCAAAACCACGATGAAAACGGGATCATCTGGCCGGTGTCCATCGCTCCCTTCCATGTAGTGGTGGTTCCGGTGAACCACAGGGATGAACAGCAGATGAGCCTGGCCGAAGAGGTTTACCGGGAGCTGGAGGCCAACGGGATAGAAGTGGTCCTGGACGACCGTCCGGAACGGGCGGGGGTAAAGTTCAAAGATGCGGATCTGGTGGGTTACCCTCTGCGCATTACTGTGGGCAACCAGGCTGTCCAAACAAGGGAGCTGGAGGTGCGCTACCGGGCTAGCGGGGAAACCCGGCTGGTGCCGCGGGAGCGGATTACCGATCATGTCCGGGAGTTTATTGCCCAGGCTTAG